From Bos indicus isolate NIAB-ARS_2022 breed Sahiwal x Tharparkar chromosome X, NIAB-ARS_B.indTharparkar_mat_pri_1.0, whole genome shotgun sequence:
atgactacagtaaagttgcaggatataaaatcaacacacagaaatcccttgcattcctatacactaataatgagaaaacagaaagagaaattaaggaaacaattccattcaccattgcaacagaaagaataaaatacttaggaatatatctacctaaagaaactaaagaactatatatagaaaactataaaacactggtgaaagaaatcaaagaggacactaatagatggagaaatataccatgttcatggattggaagaatcaatatagtgaaaatgagtatactacccaaagcaatttatagattcaacgcaatccctatcaagctaccaacagtattcttcacagagctagaacaaataatttcacaatttgtatggaaatacaaaaaacctcgaatagccaaagcgatcttgagaaagaagaatggaactggaggaatcaacctacctgacttcaggctttactacaaagccacagttatcaagacagtatggtactggcacaaagacagaaatattgatcaatggaataaaatagaaagcccagagataaatccacgcacatatggacaccttatcttcgacaaaggaggcaagaatatacaatggattaaagacaatctctttaacaagtggtgctgggaaatctggtcaaccacttgtaaaagaatgaaactggaccactttctaacaccatacacaaaaataaactcaaaatggattaaagatctaaacgtaagaccagaaactataaaactcctagaggagaacataggcaaaacactctccgacatacatcacagcaggatcctctatgacccacctcccagaatattggaaataaaagcaaaaataaacaaatgggacctaattaaccttaaaagcttctgcacatcaaaggaaactattagcaaggtgaaaagacagccttcagaatgggagaaaataatagcaaatgaagcaaccgacaaacaactaatctcaaaaatatacaagcaactcctacagctcaactccagaaaaataaacgacccaatcaaaaaatgggccaaagaactaaatagacatttctccaaaaaagacatacagatggctaacaaacacatgaaaagatgctcaacatcactcattatcagagaaatgcaaatcaaaaccactatgaggtaccatttcacaccagtcagaatggctgcgatccaaaagtctacaaataataaatgctggagagggtgtggagaaaagggaaccctcttacactgttggtgggaatgcaaactagtacagccactatggagaacagtgtggagattccttaaaaaactggaaatagaactgccttatgatccagcaaccccactgctgggcatacacactgaggaaaccagaagggaaagagacacgtgtaccccaatgttcatcgcagcactgtttataatagccaagacatggaagcaacctagatgtccatcagcagatgaatggataagaaagctgtggtacatatacacaatggagtattactcagccattaaaaagaatacatttgaatcagttctaatgaggtggatgaaactggagcctattatacagagtgaagtaagccagaaggaaaaacataaatacagtattctaacgcatatatatggaatttagaaagatggtaacaataaccctgtgtacgagacagcaaaagagacactgatgtatagaacagtcttatggactctgtgggagagggagagggtgggaagatttgggagaatgacattgtaacatgtaaaatatcatgtaagaaacgagttgccagtccaggttcgatgcacgatactggatgcttggggctagtgcactgggacgacccagagggatggtatggggagggaggagggaggagggttcaggatggggaacacatgtatacctgtggtggattcattttgatgtttggcaaaactaatacaattatgtaaagtttaaaaataaaataaaattaaaaaaaataaaaataaaaataaaaatccattgtaatcagattaaaaaaaaaaaaaaaaaaaaaaagaaaagcagagacattactttgccaacaaaggtccatctagtcaaggctatggtttttccagtggtcatgtatggatgtgaaagttggactgtgaagaaagctgagcgctgaagaattgatgcttctgaaccgtggtgttggagaagactcttgagagtcccttggagtgcaaggagatccaactagtccattctaaaggagatcagtcctgggatttctttggaaggaatgatgctaaagctgaaactccagtactttggccacctcatgtgaagggttgactcattggaaaagaccctgatgctgggagggattgggggcaggaggagaaggggacgacagaggatgagatggctggatggcatcactgactcgatggacatgagtttgggtgaatcctgggagttggtgatggacagggaggcctggcgcgctgcagttcatggggtcgcaaagagtcggacacgactgagcgactgaactgaactaaactgaactgaactgatagatgagTTTGGGGGAAATTGAGCCTTGAACAATATCACTTCTTCTAATCAAATATGATTGAAAAACATGCATGTGATACATCTCTGcatttttaggtcctcttcaatTTCCCCCATGGTGGTGTGTGACAAATTTTCTTAAATGCGCCCTAATGTTTCATAAAGGGCAAGGAGCCCTATGTGTCTGGATTCAACTAGGCAAAGGGGTACTGGAAACAGAAGATATGAAGCCAGAGAAGATGCAGGCTGGACCATGTAGAACTTTTCAGTCCACTGGAAGGCTGTGGCTTCAACTCTGACTGAGAGGGAGCCTGTTGGAGGGTTGGAACTGAATAACTTCAGGACCTGACATGTTTTAAAGGAACCTAGCAGCTTCAGCAGTCCATGTATGGGGTCAAAGTAGCTGAATGATTCCAAGTTTGCTGGCTGAGGAAGGAAGAATCAGATGGGAGTCCCATCTCCCTAGTGGACTGACTTCACCATTTTGGGCCAGTCTGGGGAGCATTGTCTATAAAGGGCTGTCCCCAGTGCCCCTTCTCCAGCTTTTGCCCTTTCCTTCATCTGCCCATTGTAaatcctcccctccctctttggCAATTTACCCACAAATACTCTCATTTGTCTCCTTTTCTACAATACAGCTTGGCTATTTCTTACCTAAGAGCCAATGTCTAAGCAAGAAAATTAAGTAATCAATAAAACTGTGGTACCTCAATTCAATAATAGTGAAGACTTTGCTATTGCAAGcgaaaaaaggaacaaatcaaTTCAAAATAACCACCTTGGTTTAGGCCAAAGGGAGACTTTATGGGTCTACCTACAAGGTACAGAGGTAGTTTCTGTCTTCAGGAAAGGCTGGATCCAGCATTTGGTTCCCTGAGATCTGCCTTCTTGCTCCAGCTCCCCCTCTGTCccttgcctgcctgcctcccctacAGCTCCCAAAGTGTCATTGGTTGGATGATATCAACACAGCTGGAGGAAAGCAGTGCTCCAATTGGCCAGGCCTGAGCTACATGCCCACTCCTGGAATTGGAGGTGAAATCAACTCTATCATAATCATATTGggtgagagaaaatgaaagaggtgATTTCCCAGGGTGACAGGAGGATACCAGaaccaaaagaaggaaaatgggcACCAGGTGACAAAACCCACAGATGTCCTCGATGGTGGTATACACTTTTCGTCAAATTCAAAATCAATttctaatgtttttgtttttttttttaagtgagatagGAAAGACTCGTCATTAATGCAAGCATGGTCCCTGCTACTGACCCTCCCATCAGCTTCCATCCCCTGACTCTGGGGGTCCATATCCACTTCTTGGGGGTATCCTCTTCCCCATGCTCCCTCACAGACCTTTGCTGAATTAAAGTTTCTAAGGAAGTGCTTTTTTCCAATGGGGAAATGGAGCAGACCTTTATGTTCCAAAGCAATATCATTTCAAAAGTCATGATTCTTTATGAAAATAGTTAAACAACATGGAAACCTGAATACAGGAATGATTTTCCCTAATGTCCAGTGATAACACTGACAGTTGAGGGGGTGGTGCTTATTCTGGGTGGTTCCACACTGCATTTCCCTGCATGTTCACAGGGTCAGAAAGTCCTGAAAAGACAGGAATATGCCAGACCCAGAATTCTGCAATTTGCTTTCATCTCTTTCCATATTAGTTCCCAGCTATCTGGTTTGCTCTCTGATTGCCATATGTCATTCCAGCAGGATGGAATTACCATTATTACTCAATGTTTCCCCCTGGGTTTACATTCTACCAGTTTTTCACAGTGACAAACAATGCAGTAATGAATACTGTGGTCGATTTTGCCTTGCTCACATATACAAGAATTTTCCTATGATCGATTCTGAAAACTGGGTCAAAGGATATCAGCATCTTAAAATGTAATAGAAAGTGCCAATCAAATGTCCAGATAGATTTTACTATCACTCTGATACTCcttattttggcttccctggaggtctggaggttaagaatctgccaaccAACGCAGGgcacatgagttcgatccctgggccaagaagatcccacatgcccagtgcaactaagccagtgtgccacatcTACTGAGCTCACCCGGATCGAGAGTCcctgctcctcaacaagagaagcctctgcaatgagaagcctgagcagagcaattagagagtagcccccaatgGCTGCAAGCACAGAAAGGCTGTAAGCACTTAAGAGGTGGCacacccaaaaataaaaaaaaaataattttcataattaaaatttttaaaaagagtcctTGTTTCAAGCTGTAGCCTTCTTGGACATGGATGGTTTCAGTTAATTAAGTTCATCCTACACTAAGATCTGCTCTGGTCCTACAGAGCCAATCTTAAAAAGTAAGACCCAAAAGGATTAAACTGTTTCCAAGCATCTTAACAGGATTCCAGAATAAAGCTCAAGAATAAGTTTAGGAATAGAAAAATATCAAGCATGCAAGGGAAATTTGATAATGTTTGACATCCAATGTAAAATTACCAGGAGGCAAAGAAGCAGGAAACTCCAATCCATTATAACAGAAATCagcgtgttgttgttcagtcactcagtcaagtctaaCACTTTACGACCCCACGGAGTGCttctcgccaggcttccctgtccttcatcatctcccagaacttgcttaaactcatgtccattgagacgtgatgccatccaaccatctatcttctgtcattcccttctcctgccttcaatctctcccataTTCAGGGTCattggctcttcacaccaggtgccAAAGTGTTGGCAATTTCATTTTAACAGAAACCAGTTAAAATGCAttaattggaaaggaagaaataaatgtgtatgtatttacagacaaaatgattgtctgTGTAGGAAGCTCAATGAGATCTACAAAATAGCTATTGCAATTAATTAATGAGTTTAGCATAGTTTCAGGATTCAAGGATACTCCTAAGAGtgccttggactacaagatcaaaccagtcaatcctaaaggaaatcagtcctgaattttcattggaaggactgatgctgaacctgaagcttcaacactttggccagcaGATGTGaaaaggtgactcattggaaaagaccctgatgttgggagatattgaaggcaaaaggaggatgagaggatagaggatgagatggtttgacagCATAACCCACTCAATGAGCACGAagttgaacaaactccaggagaaagcaGGGACACAGAGCCtcgtgtgctacagtctatggggttgcaaagagttgggcactagttagagactgaacagcaatgtTCTGGCACTATATCTTAGTATATAAATGTAACTATAGAactgacaaaatatttaaaaatcaatactgaATGGCAATAAACAACTTTCTTATTCTCCCACTTCTTACATACATCGTCTTCACTTGGGTTGTACTCCTTGGATATCTGGATCTGAGAACCTTCCTTCCACCCAGAAGATGAATGCAACATTAGGAAGTGAACAAGCTAAAATTAAAGTCAGAGACAGCtcacttttattttctgcagTTCACAATCCCCAAACAAACTATGTGGACCTTGAGCCCACAAGCAGCAGCACAGGCACAAGATGAAGCCcgatcaaactactgcagaaaGCAATGCTCTTGGGAATAACATTTGAGACTAGGGCACATAGGCTAGTTTTAAGGCTCTCTTCTGTGCTGAGACTGAGGAAAAAGGTGGGGCACGAAGTTCTGCAAGATCcacatcaccagggaagcctgctccaGACAGAAGTGGATGGCcatctggagcagggcatggtcTTCAGCAGTCAGTCGGCtaaaagggagggaaaatgaaATTCATGTTCCCGCTGAGGAGGAAGAGCATGTCCTCCCTCTGTCCCCGCTCACTGACCAAGCCCAGAGCACCACACTTCTCCTCTAACCCACCATTATGGCTCCTCCTGTGCCTAGACTGGTCACCACCCACCACTCCCTCCCTCGCCCCGGCCCCCTTTAGAACTCACAGAACCAACATGTGGCCATTAATGTAGAGCTCCCTCTGAACCGGCCATCGCAGTTGAGTAAGTCGAGTCAGGAGGCGGCGCGCGTTGTCCGCCTCCGCGTATGATGAGAAAGGTATGCCGAAGCTGCTGGTGGAAATACGGTTAAGGCACTATCCACACCAGTCATTTTGGCTGTATTTCAGGCTCCCTGGGCTCGAGGAGACCCGCCTTCTCCCTCATGGCCGCCGCCAAACACCCTGCGTATCACCGCCCGACCCTCTAGTTCCCTTCAGATTGCTTTTCCTCACCACTATCCACACTCGTCATTTTGCCTGTATGTCAGGCTCCCTGCTCACGGAgacccaccttctcccacaaggCCACCACAGGACTCCCTGCATATCACCGCTCAACCCTCTGGATCACTTCAGGGTGTTTTTCCTCACCACCATGCACTGAGAGCCAGACCACCCCTGACCCATACCCTCCAGCCTCCCAGAGTACCCTCTTCCTATACTTTAGGCTCCGCAACCTGCAACCCTCCAAACCACCCCTAGCCCACACCCCAACCCTCGCAGCCGCCTGGCCCACCGGGGCTCCTGGAATAGGATACAACTGGAAGACTCGGTTACTCAGAACTCTGGCTCCAGGTGCAGTGTCTCCACCAGGCCCTGGTGCGTTGGGTGGCCCTGGGATCTGCGGAATGGCAGCGGCTGCGCCACCTGACTCTCCTGCAGCGCTGGGGCCTCTGGGATCAGCCATGTCACCGGAGCCGGCAGGCACTTCTCGACTGACGGCGTCTCCAGGGCCAGCTGGGATGCCAGGGCCATTGTGGCCAGCAGCACCACCCGGCACACCTTGGCCGCCATGTGCTGTGCCCGCTGCAGAGGCCACGGCACCTGCGTCTTCATCGGCTGCCCTCATGGCTCCTCCACCATGTGCCTCGGACTCCATCTTGaaaccctctccccctccctccgccTCAGGAAAGACTGAACCGTCCCTACAGATCCCAGCTCTGTACTGTGACCTGAAACTCAGCACGGGCAGAGCGCCTGCGCACACACACTCTGGTCCTGCCTCACGATTGGTTCCCACCAACCATCGGTTCCCGTGATGACTGCAGGCTCTCAGGCAATGGGTGCCCCCTGCTGAAACTTCGCGCGTTAGCGTGCCGTGTAGCCCCAACGCGCATGCGCAGACACACATACCCACGTGGTCTGGGCTCTCTGTGTCAGCCCTGCCTCGGGCCTGGAAACCTGGTAAATGGTGGTGTTccagggcaatggcaccccactccagtactcttgcccggagaatcccatggacggaggagcctggtgggctgcagtccatggggtcgctaagagtcggacacgactgagcgacttcactttcccttttcactttcatgcattggagaaggaaatggcaacccactccagtgttcttgcctggagaatcccagggacggggggtctggggggctgccgtctatggggttgcacagagtcggccacgactggaacgacttagcagcagccacccTTTAGTGTGGGGACAGCTCCTCAGTGCGCATGCTCAAACAGACCTTGCCCCACTCTTCAGGGAACCTGACCGTTGCCACTCCAAGCTTGCAAACCCCAAGTAAGCCCTGGTCCCTGTGCACCTCCATGTCTGTGCTGCAGCCAGCCTGGCGTCGCTCACAGGTGACCATCCTGCTGAGCGCAGGCCCCTGTCATCGACTCCCAGAAGTGAGTCGGGCACCCCTGGGTCAGGGCTGGTCTGTCCCTCTGGTGTCTCACACATAGCTCACGTGCGTGTATGTGCGT
This genomic window contains:
- the LOC139181388 gene encoding cancer/testis antigen 1-like — its product is MESEAHGGGAMRAADEDAGAVASAAGTAHGGQGVPGGAAGHNGPGIPAGPGDAVSREVPAGSGDMADPRGPSAAGESGGAAAAIPQIPGPPNAPGPGGDTAPGARVLSNRVFQFSFGIPFSSYAEADNARRLLTRLTQLRWPVQRELYINGHMLVLRLTAEDHALLQMAIHFCLEQASLVMWILQNFVPHLFPQSQHRREP